Within the Enterobacter roggenkampii genome, the region GCAACGCCCTGCCGCCGCTGATTGTGCAGGCGTCGCTGGACATCGGCAGCGCCATCCTGATGGCCGCCACGCTGGGGTTTATTGGCCTGGGGGCGCAGCAGCCGACCGCCGAATGGGGCGCGATGGTGGCCGTCGGCCGTAACTACGTTCTGGACCAGTGGTGGTACTGCGCGTTTCCCGGAGCGGCGATTTTGATTACCGCCGTGGGCTTTAACCTGTTTGGGGATGGCATCCGCGATCTGCTGGATCCGAAGTCAGGAGGTAAACAGTGATGACCGACCCGGTTCTCAAGATTGAAGACCTGCATCTGAGCTTCCCGATTTTCCGCGGCGAGGTCCACGCGCTGAACCACGTCTCGCTGGAGATCGGCAGGGGTGAAATTGTCGGCGTGGTGGGCGAATCCGGTTCGGGTAAATCCGTGACCGCCATGCTCGCCATGCGTCTGCTGCCGGAAGGCAGCTACCGCATTCATCATGGTCAGGTGAAATTACTCGGCGAAAATGTCCTGACGGCGTCCGAGAAACAGCTTCGCCAGTGGCGCGGTGCAAAGGTCGCGATGATTTTTCAGGAGCCCATGACCGCCCTCAACCCGACGCGGCGGATTGGCAAACAGATGGTCGAGGTGATCCGCCAGCATCAACCGCTTTCCCGGCGTGAGGCGCAGCAGAAGGCGGTTACCCTGCTGGAAGAGATGCAAATCCCGGACGCGAAAGCGGTCATGGCGCGCTATCCGTTTGAACTCTCCGGCGGCATGCGCCAGCGGGTGATGATTGCCCTTGCCTTCTCCTGCGAGCCGGAGCTGATCGTCGCCGACGAACCAACCACGGCGCTGGACGTCACCGTTCAGCTGCAGGTGCTGCGCCTGCTGAAGCACAAGGCGCGGGCCAGCGGCACCTCGGTGCTGTTTATCAGCCACGATATGGCCGTGGTGTCACAGCTCTGCGACAGAGTGTATGTAATGTATGCGGGCAGCGTGATCGAGAGCGGCACCACGCAAACGCTGATCCACCAGCCCGTGCATCCCTACTCTATTGGTCTGCTGCAGTGCGCGCCGGAAAACGGCCAGCCGCGCGCCCCGCTTCCCGCCATCCCCGGCACGGTGCCCAACCTCAGCCAGCTTCCGCAGGGATGCGCATTCCGCGAGCGCTGCTTTGCCGCCGGGGCGAAATGCAGCGAAACGCCGCGCTTAGCGCCCACTGGCGCAGAGGGCCAACAGGCCGCCTGCTGGTATCCACAACGGGAGAAAGCCCATGTCTGATGTACTGCTGGAACTGGATAGCGTGCACGTGAACTTTGCGGCGCGCAAAAACTGGCTGGGTCGCGTGACGGAACGGGTCCATGCGCTCAACGGGCTCGACCTTGAGATCCGTCGGGGAGAAACGCTTGGCATTGTCGGGGAATCCGGCTGTGGGAAAAGCACGCTCGCCCAGCTGCTGATGGGCATGCTTAAGCCCAGCACCGGCGCCTGCCAGCGGGCGCACCACGCGGGCGGCATGCAGATGGTGTTTCAGGATCCGCTCTCCTCGCTTGACCCGCGCCTGCCGGTCTGGCGAATCATCACCGAGCCGGTGTGGGTGCAAAAGCGCAGCAGCGAGCGCGACCGCCGCCAGCTGGCTGAAAACCTGGCGCTGCAGGTGGGTATTCGCCCGGAATATCTCGACCGGCTTCCGCACGCCTTCTCCGGCGGGCAGCGCCAGCGCATTGCCATCGCCCGGGCGCTCTCGTCCGATCCGGATATCATCGTGCTCGATGAACCCACCAGCGCGCTGGATATTTCCGTGCAGGCGCAGATCCTCAACCTGCTGGTGACCCTGCAACAGCAGCGTAATCTGACCTACGTGTTGATCTCGCATAACGTCTCGGTGGTCCGGCACATGAGCGACCGCGTGGCGGTGATGTACCTTGGGCAGATTGTGGAGCTGGGCAGCGCCGCGCAGGTGCTTGGCGAGCCGCGCCATCCTTACACCCGCCTGCTGCTCGATTCGGTTCCGCGCACCGGTGAACCGCTGGATGAAACGCTGGCCTTACGCAAAACGGAGCTTCCCGGCAACCGCCGTCTGCCCGAAGGCTGTTTTTTCCGCGACCGATGCCCGATGGCCGCGCAGGGGTGCGAGCGTCCTCAGCCGTTACAGCCCTCTCGCGAGGGCCGTGACGTCCGCTGCTGGCGCAGTCTGGGTTAGATTTGCGCCATGCCGCCGTCCACGAACAGCTCGGTGGCGTTAATAAAGCTGGCCGCATCGGAGGCCAGAAACGCCACCGCTTTACCCACCTCACCCGGCGCGCCTAAACGGCCGAGCGGCACCTGAGCGGCCAGCGCGT harbors:
- a CDS encoding oligopeptide/dipeptide ABC transporter ATP-binding protein; its protein translation is MSDVLLELDSVHVNFAARKNWLGRVTERVHALNGLDLEIRRGETLGIVGESGCGKSTLAQLLMGMLKPSTGACQRAHHAGGMQMVFQDPLSSLDPRLPVWRIITEPVWVQKRSSERDRRQLAENLALQVGIRPEYLDRLPHAFSGGQRQRIAIARALSSDPDIIVLDEPTSALDISVQAQILNLLVTLQQQRNLTYVLISHNVSVVRHMSDRVAVMYLGQIVELGSAAQVLGEPRHPYTRLLLDSVPRTGEPLDETLALRKTELPGNRRLPEGCFFRDRCPMAAQGCERPQPLQPSREGRDVRCWRSLG
- a CDS encoding ABC transporter ATP-binding protein gives rise to the protein MTDPVLKIEDLHLSFPIFRGEVHALNHVSLEIGRGEIVGVVGESGSGKSVTAMLAMRLLPEGSYRIHHGQVKLLGENVLTASEKQLRQWRGAKVAMIFQEPMTALNPTRRIGKQMVEVIRQHQPLSRREAQQKAVTLLEEMQIPDAKAVMARYPFELSGGMRQRVMIALAFSCEPELIVADEPTTALDVTVQLQVLRLLKHKARASGTSVLFISHDMAVVSQLCDRVYVMYAGSVIESGTTQTLIHQPVHPYSIGLLQCAPENGQPRAPLPAIPGTVPNLSQLPQGCAFRERCFAAGAKCSETPRLAPTGAEGQQAACWYPQREKAHV